The nucleotide sequence TTACTGTCGCTTTTCTGGGTCATTTGCAATTTCATCGTGTGATGTCTGGACACCCTCCTGCAGGACCGATGATAAAATACACTTATGAAAAGAGTTCCTGTATTTATCATCCTGGTATTATCCTTTGCTATTTCAAGGTTGCTGTTTTCTTTTGTTGATGACCCTGAAGGGCCGAACCTGCTCATAGTTACCGTATTGGCAATGTTTATATTCGCGCCATTATACCTGGCGTATCTGATGATCTCTAAGAAGCATAAAGTCAGAAAATAGGTCACTGTTACCGAGCGGTGGACGCTCTGGCGTCCTTTTTGTTTTGTCTCAAGTGCTAAAGTTAGATAGGATACGACTTTAAAAAGAGGGGTAGATACAATGGCTAAATACGTTGATGGATTTGTTCTGGTAGTGCCTAAGGGCAAAGAAGCTGAATATGAAGAAATGGCTAAGATGGGCCGGGATTCCTGGATGAAGCATGGTGCGCTGCAGTACTTTGAATGTAGGGGCGAAGATCTCAAGCAGCAGGAAATGGCTGACCTGAAATCACGGGCTTTCCAGAAGATGGCAGGCGCGAACGATGAGGAGAATGTCTGGTTTTCGTTCATTGTTTTCGAATCAAAAGAGCACCGCGATGAAGTAAACAAAAAGGTCATGGCAGAAATGGACGAGGCCTATAAGGACCAAACCGATTTTGAAATGCCTAACGATATGACGAAGATGGCGTACGGTGGGTTTGAAGTAGTGGTTGAAGGTTAGCTATAAGCACTGTGAAAACGCTTATTTTCGGTGGACAAAGTTCAAGCAACCGGGAGTGGGTGAACGCTCTTGTTAAACAGTTGAGCGCACAAGGGGGTGACTACGTGTCTTTATGCCACGAGTATCTGGCATGGTCCTCAAAAACTAATAGTGACGATGTGAGCCAGATCGAGCTTGAGATAGAAAATGCGCAAGCTAAGTATCGTGATTGCAACTTCGACATGATTATCGGTAAATCCTTTGGCTGCTTGATGGCAGTCGAATCCAAAATCAACTCCGAGTATATTGTGCTTATCGGACCGCCCGTCCTTGCCTTGAAAGAGCTGCACTTTGATCTGATGAAAGCCATCAAGTTGTCCAGTTCTAAGATATTGATAATGATGAACGCAGATGATCCGTTAGTAGAGAGAGCTGATCTAGAGGCGTATGTGCGTGAAAATCCAAGTAAAGTAATTCTTCATATACTTTCCGGCAATCACCATAAGTACGAAGATATTAATACGTATGCTTCTATCATTGATTGCTTCTTGAATCAGAAACAGGTCAGGTTAACAATTGGCCGATAGAATAGGTCTTAATGAGTGAAACCGATGGAAAGGATGAGGTAGATGAGCGCAATAGACTCGAATCTGAAAAGAATGGACAATGTCGCTATCGTGGTGGAGTCGCTGGATGAGGTGATCGCGTTTTTCAGCGAGCTGGGGATGAAGCTTGAGGGGCGGGCGATGGTTGAAGGGGAGTGGGCTGGGCGTGTCACAGGTCTGGGCGACCAGAAGGTTGAGATCGCCATGATGGTTGCTCCGGATGGGCACAGCCGTCTGGAATTGTCGCGGTTTCTGGCACCGGCAGTGGTTGCCGACCATCGCGATGCGCCGGTTAATTCGCTTGGCTACCTGCGCACAATGTTTACTGTGAAAGATATTGATGACACGGTGGCGCGGTTGCAGGAGCATGGGGCAAAGCTGGTCGGTGAGATAGTGCAGTATGAGGATTCGTACCGGCTGTGTTATGTGCGCGGGCCGGAGCGGATTTTGATTGGATTGGCGGAGGAGCTCAAAGCTAAATCTGAGAGCTTGAGTTAACGGGCTGTAGAGTCTATAGGGGCCAATGTCCATGTCACGCTTCCCAGGGCGTTTTTTGCTATGATAGGGGCATGTTATTGGATAGGGTGAAGCGGTTGCTTGAGCTGTACGAGTCTGGCGCTGTACCTACATTGGCCCAACATGAAGTCAACCCGGGGCTGCCGAAGGGCAGTCGTGAGAATTACTTGTATTTCACGCTGCCAGTATGTATTAACTTTCAGCGTAGCTCGCCGGCGATGTGGGCAGCTGCGTTAAAGACTTGGGAAGACGAGTCGACTCGCTACCTTTTCTTTCCGGAGCAGCTGGCTGATGCGTCTGATGAGCAAATCAGAGCCGACTTGATAAAACACAAGCTCGGGCTGCAGCCTAATAAGCACACGCAGATTTGGACTACCATTGCCCATACATTGCATGAATATTATTTGGATGACCCAAGGCAGCTAATCTCCGAAGCAGAATCTGACGCGGCGAAACTCATTACGCTACTGCAGGTTACGCACCGTAAAAGATTCCCGTATCTATGCGGCCCTAAACTGTCAAACTATTGGCCGTTCATCCTGTCGCATTATACTGATGTGCAGTTTACGAGCGCGCAAGAGATATCAATAATTCCCGATACGCACGTCATTCAGAGTAGTATTGTTCTGGGATTGGTACCAACTGGCGCGACCGCTGCTACGGTCGAGCTGGCGTGGAAGAATCTCCTGGCAGGTACCGGTATTAATCCCATGCGCGTACATCCCGCCTTGTGGAACTGGAGCCGCAATAAGTTTGAGCCGGCCATATGAGTCAGCAGGCCTACCGGCAACTGAAGAGGCCTATTCTTGTCGAGGATTTCTCAATGCGGTTCGAGGCGCTCGGGGGTCTGCCAGGACCGTTGATCAAATGGTTTCTGCAAGAGTTGAAACCGGAAGGGCTGTGTAAACTGCTTGATAGCTACGAGTCGAGGACGGCATATGCGCAGACGTGCTTTGCGTATTGTGCGGGAGATGAAGT is from Thermodesulfobacteriota bacterium and encodes:
- a CDS encoding non-canonical purine NTP pyrophosphatase, which translates into the protein MSQQAYRQLKRPILVEDFSMRFEALGGLPGPLIKWFLQELKPEGLCKLLDSYESRTAYAQTCFAYCAGDEVQVFEGVARGIITDAPRGSHGYGIEAIFIPVGWEKTWGQMNKEEQVASSVRRIGLKKLEAYLSSL
- a CDS encoding VOC family protein, translated to MSAIDSNLKRMDNVAIVVESLDEVIAFFSELGMKLEGRAMVEGEWAGRVTGLGDQKVEIAMMVAPDGHSRLELSRFLAPAVVADHRDAPVNSLGYLRTMFTVKDIDDTVARLQEHGAKLVGEIVQYEDSYRLCYVRGPERILIGLAEELKAKSESLS
- a CDS encoding DUF1428 domain-containing protein, which encodes MAKYVDGFVLVVPKGKEAEYEEMAKMGRDSWMKHGALQYFECRGEDLKQQEMADLKSRAFQKMAGANDEENVWFSFIVFESKEHRDEVNKKVMAEMDEAYKDQTDFEMPNDMTKMAYGGFEVVVEG